In Leptospira stimsonii, a single window of DNA contains:
- a CDS encoding ankyrin repeat domain-containing protein has product MSTTEGKQPANKRAKTEDRYRMIQWIEEGNIERIKEEIQSRGKDFYGSAPLFFAASENSVPTLEYFENIGFSLDTRDSGNLSLHFYACRDRGQTEVISYLLSKNIKPDPKDILEAANKGKIEILKLYQSYGIDLKDPNLKDENYTLLQYAIFSDLECVKFLFEQGLALEPRLLPMASNFGKFDLVRYLVLEQNADPNLKVHERNAVHEACLGPSNHEPYEHLNILKFLHENGGDLNCISHWIPTEIYTPLHFACRPGPQDKMPFIKYLLENGVDPDLQNPKSALHVADSKTRKKIFKYLEKKGYKIDGDPFQRSFQVEKLIAVAENAIRKFAEENPNTTVFQFVIEGATMSMSDLFDPEYYVGDWKYEGFAEFREEDGFDFTLWQEHYDSMGEDKNSPYALAMSKVIEGLQERKTFELLKRSQNFEARMIDHMY; this is encoded by the coding sequence ATGTCTACGACGGAAGGAAAACAACCAGCAAACAAAAGGGCAAAAACAGAAGACCGTTATAGGATGATACAATGGATTGAAGAGGGAAATATAGAAAGAATCAAAGAAGAAATCCAATCTCGCGGTAAGGATTTCTACGGGTCTGCCCCTTTGTTTTTTGCGGCGAGTGAAAATAGCGTTCCCACATTAGAATATTTTGAAAACATCGGATTTTCCTTAGACACGAGAGATTCCGGAAATCTTTCGCTTCACTTCTATGCCTGCCGGGACCGCGGCCAAACCGAAGTTATCAGTTATCTTCTCAGCAAAAATATAAAACCGGACCCGAAGGATATACTGGAAGCCGCCAACAAGGGTAAGATCGAAATTCTAAAATTGTATCAATCTTATGGAATCGATCTGAAGGATCCGAATCTCAAGGATGAGAACTACACTCTTTTACAATATGCGATCTTTTCCGATTTGGAATGTGTGAAGTTTCTTTTTGAACAAGGACTGGCTTTGGAGCCGCGACTATTGCCGATGGCTTCCAATTTTGGAAAATTCGACCTAGTCCGTTATCTTGTCTTAGAACAGAATGCGGATCCAAACCTAAAAGTTCACGAAAGAAACGCGGTTCATGAGGCTTGTTTGGGTCCATCCAATCACGAACCCTATGAACATCTTAATATTCTAAAATTCTTACATGAGAATGGAGGAGATTTGAATTGTATTTCCCACTGGATCCCAACGGAAATTTATACTCCTCTTCACTTTGCATGTAGACCCGGACCGCAGGATAAAATGCCTTTTATCAAATATCTTTTGGAAAACGGAGTAGACCCCGATCTGCAAAATCCGAAATCGGCTCTTCATGTCGCCGATTCAAAAACGAGAAAGAAGATATTCAAATATTTGGAAAAGAAAGGATATAAAATCGATGGGGATCCGTTCCAAAGATCCTTTCAAGTGGAAAAACTGATCGCCGTAGCTGAAAACGCGATCCGTAAATTTGCGGAAGAAAACCCGAATACGACCGTCTTTCAATTTGTGATCGAAGGCGCAACGATGAGCATGAGCGATCTGTTCGATCCGGAATACTATGTGGGTGATTGGAAATACGAAGGTTTTGCCGAGTTCCGAGAAGAGGACGGATTCGATTTCACGTTGTGGCAGGAACACTATGACTCCATGGGAGAAGACAAGAATTCCCCCTACGCCCTGGCGATGTCCAAGGTCATAGAGGGACTTCAAGAAAGAAAGACGTTCGAACTTCTAAAACGATCCCAAAATTTCGAAGCCAGAATGATCGATCACATGTATTGA